From Micromonospora echinospora:
GACCTTGCCACGGTGTCAGGGTCAAGCGGCGACGTCCACTCGGATTACTGGATTACCGATAACGGCATTCCGTTAATCTGTACCGGCAAATCAGTCCAAATCGGTGCTACACCATAATGACAGTTATGTGCGCGCGAGGGCGGAGCCGCGAAGGACCCTGCCTCTGTCCTCAACCGACTACCGTGAGGCGGGTACGTCCGAGAGGGGGATGGCGATGCGGATCGCGGTTGCCGGGGCGACAGGCCGCATCGGGGCGCTCACCGCCGCCGCGCTGGAGCGGCAGGGCCACGACGTCGTACGCATCAGCCGCTCGCAGGGTGTGGATCTCCTGACGGGCGACGGGCTGGACGAGGCGCTCGCCGGCGTCGAGTCGGTGGTCGACACGACCAATGTGGCGGCACGCGAGCGTTCCGAGACGGTGGCGTATCTCGGTGCCCTCACGCGCAACCTGCTGGCGGCCGAACAACGCGCCGGCGTACGGCACCACGTGCTGCTGTCGATCGTCGGCATCCACCGGGTCGACGACAACGCCCACTACGCGGGCAAGCGGGAGCAGGAGCGACTGGTGGCAGGCGGGCCGGTGCCGTGGACGATAGTCCCGGCCACCCAGTTCCACGACTTCGCCGCGATGGTCACCGGCTGGACCGAGCGCGACGGCGCCGCCACTGTCGCGCCGCTGCTGGTGCAACCGATCGCACCCCGGGACGTCGCCGACATCCTCGCCGAGGTCGCGGTCGGTGAACCGCAGGGACGCCACGTCGACATCGCCGGACCCGCGACGGAGGATCTCGTCGACATGGCTCGGCGTACCCATGAGGCGCGGGGTCGCCGGGTCCGGCTTGTCCCGACGTGGTCGGGCGTGTTCGGCACGTCGATGGCAGGCAACGTGCTGCTGCCCGGCGACGACGCGCGTATCGCGCCGACCAGCTTCGACGACTGGCTAGCGGCCGGTGCCCGCTGACGGGGTGACCGCGGCGACGACCAGGTCGACGATGCCGCCGGCGTAGTCGTCGGTCAGCGGGCCGTTGCGCAGCAGCCAGCGGTGGTAGAGCGGGCCGAACAGCAGCTCCACCACCAGGTCCAGGGAAGCGTCGGGGCGTACCTGGCCGGCCTCGCGGGCGGCCTCCAGGCGGGCGCGGACCGCGTTCAACTGGGGGCGGAGCAGCCGGTCGCGCGCCTGACCGGCCAGGTCCTCGTCGGCGAGTGTCTCGATGGTGATGGCACGGGTGGTGGCGGACAGCCGTGGATCGGCGAACTCGGCGACTGTGGCCCGGAGAACCTCACGCAGATCAGCCCGCAGGTCACCGGTGTCGGGCAGGGCGATGACCTCCGGCATGTCGTCGGCGAGCGCGTCCAGGATGACCGCGCCCTTGCCACGCCACCAGCGGTAGATGGTCTGCTTGCCGACCCCGGCACGGGCGGCGATCGCCTCGACGGTCAGGGCCTGGTATCCGGTCTCGGTCAGCAGCTCCAGCGCGGCGGCGAGGATCGCGCGGCGGGACTGCTCGTTGCGGCGGGTGGGCTGTGGGGTCACAGCGGCAGCCTACAGCGAGACGAGACGTATCGTCTTGACGGCGCGGTCGCGCCGTGCTCTGCTGGGCAAGCGAGACGGCACGTCTCGTCTCAGCAGAGATCGGGAGATCACTTGCCGCACATCGCCATGGTCAGCATTCCGTTCCACGGCCACGTCAACCCGAGCCTGGACATCATTCGTACCCTCGTGCGGCGCGGCCACCGGGTCACCTACGCCAATGACCCCGCCTTCGCCGAGGTCATCCGGTCCACCGGCGCGGAGCTGAAGCCGTACGCCTCGACGCTGCCCGCCGACGGCGGCGCCGGAACCGACGACCCGATCGCGCAGCTCACGCTCTTCCTCGACGACGCAGTCGCCATGCTGCCGCAGCTACGGGCCGCCTACGCCGACGACCGGCCGGACCTGTTCCTCTACGACATCGCCGGCGCGCCGGCCCGGCTGCTCGGCGAGCAGTGGGGGATCCCGGCCGTCCAGCTCTCCTCGACGTTCGTCGCCTGGGACGGCTACGAGCAGGAGATGGCGCCCGTCGTGGAGGCGATGCGGGCCGATCCCCGTGGCGCCGAGTACTACCAGCGGTTCACGGCATGGCTGACGGCGGAGGGTTCGTCGGTCACCGACAGCATGGCGTTCCAGGGCCGGCCGCCCCGCAGCCTCGTCCTGCCGCCGGAGGCGCTCCAGCCGAACGCCGACCGGGTGGACCGGTCGGTCTACAGCTTTGTCGGCCCGGTCCTGGGCGACCGCGCCGACCAGGGTTCCTGGGTACGACCGAAGCACGCCGGGAAGGTGCTGCTCGTCTCGCTCGGCTCCGCCTTCACCCAGCGGCCCGAGTTCTACCGCCGCTGCGTCGCCGCGTTCGGCGACCTGCCCGGCTGGCACACCGTTCTCCAGATCGGCAAGTACGTCGACCCGGCCGAACTCGGTCCCGTCCCGGACAGCGTCGAGGTCCACCGGTGGGTGCCGCAGCTGGCCGTACTGGAGCAGGCGGATGCCTTCGTCACCCACGCCGGCATGGGCGGCAGCAGCGAAGGTCTCTACTGCGGGACGCCGATGATCGCCGTACCGCAGGCGGCCGACCAGTTCGCCAACGCCGAGCAACTGGCCGCCCTCGGCGTCGCCCGGGTCGTCGACTCGGCCGGCGTCACCGCCGCGGAGCTGCGTGCGGCGCTGCTGGCCCTCACGTCGGACCCCGCAGTGGTGGCCCGCAGCGCCGAGCTGCAGCGGCAGGCGCGCGCCGCCGGGGGCGCGGACCGGGCCGCCGATCTGATCGAGGCCGAACTCGCCGTCGCGCTCGGCGGTGCCGGGCCTCGATCGTGAGTCGTACGGGGCAGCCCCGCTGTCACGCGGGCGTGGTCGCGGCGGGATGCCGCCGCGACCACGCCCCGGTCAGTCCTCCGCCAGCACGGTGAAGGTGAATGCGGTGCTCGTCGGACGGTTCAGCGGGATGTCGCACTTGACCCGGCGCAGCACCTCGGACCGGGTGAGGCCGAACCGGTGGGCGATGAGCCGGTCCGGGCGTACCGGCGCCGGGTCGTCGAACGTGACGTTGACCTGCACCGGCCACCCGTCGAGCGGCACGACCGGCGCGTCCAGGCGCCACGCGCCGGTCCAGTCGAGGGTGAAGCGGCAGCGCCGGGCGAACGCCGGGTCCAGCAGGGTGGCCGCCACCAGGTCTGGGTCGTTGAGTTGGTGGCCGTGCAGATCGTTGGGATCGAACGAGCTGACAGTCGCCCGCTCGCGGACGGTGAGCTTGCTGGTCCGGCCGCAGGACACGCAGTGCACCAGCAGCCAGACGTCCAGCAGCTTGCCGTTGGCGTTGACCCGGAACCGGCCCCGGGCGGCGGTGGCCGACTCCGCCCGGCAGGTGACGCAGCGCAGCGACAGCAGCGGAAGGCGGGTCCGGCGGACGACCCAGGGCAGCACGATATGAGGTTGGGATGACATGGAGACCTGATCTCTGAAGACCTGACGCGAGGCCGATTACGCGCGGCCTCGGACGCTGTGGCCGGGCGCGCGAGGGCAGCCCGGGGAGCCGGCGCGCAGGCGCCGGCTACAGGCGTGGGGAACGTGTCAGGTTCTAGAGAGCAGGAGGGGTCACGCGGGATCGTCCTTCTTCGCTGCGACAGAGGTGCGAGGAACGTACGGGACGGCGGAAACCGCGCTCAACCCGTTTTCCGGCGCCGCCGCGGTGCGTCGCGGGTCACTTCACTCACTAAAAGTTTGCACTCTCTGCAAGATTGCTCGTAAGGTCGTGGCGTGACCACGGATCAGAGCCGCCCCGGCCTGCGTGACCGCAAGAAGCGGCAGACCCGCGCCGCCCTCAGCGCGGCCGCGCTGCGCCTGGTCGCCGAGCGGGGCCTGGACCAGGTGACGGTGGAGGAGATCAGCGAGGCCGCCGACGTGTCGGCCCGCACCTTCTTCAACTACTTCCCCAGCAAGGACGAGGCGCTGCTCGGCGACCAGCCGACCGACCGCGAGGTGCTGGCCGCCCGCATCGTCGCCGCGCCGCCGGAGGTGTCCGCGTTCGACGCGCTGCGGCTGGCCTTCGACGACGTCGTCGAGGCCATCGAAGCCGATCGGGACGTGTGGCTGCTGCGCCTGCGGGTGATCGCGGCGAACCCGTCGCTGCTTCCGCGGCTGATCAGCGGCAACGCCGAAACGGAACAGGTGATCGTCGCGGCGGTGGCCGCCCGGCTGGGGCTCGACCCGTGCCACGGGCACCCGACGCTCGTCACCACTGTCGCCGGCGCGGTCTTCCGCACCGCCCTGATGCAGTGGGTCGAGCAACCCGACACGACGACACTGCGCGAGCTGACCGCCCAGGCGTTCGCCGCCGTCGCCGCCGGCCTGCCCGATCCGCACGCCTCGACCTGAGCCGTTTCGTACCGGCCGCCGCCGTCGCGCGGCCGCTCGCCCGTGCACACGACAAGGAGTTCGATGACCACCGCCACTGTTCCGCCCGCCGAGACGGGTACGCGGATGTCACGCCGGGAGGTGCTCCAGGCGCTGTCCGGCCTGATGGTCGGCATGTTCGTGGCGATCCTCGCCTCGACGGTGGTGGCGAACGCGCTGCCGCGGATCATCGCCGACCTCAACGGCAGCCAGACCGTCTACACGTGGATCGTCACCAGCGAACTGCTGGCGATGACCGCGACGGTCCCGCTGTGGGGCAAGATGGCCGACCTCTACAGCAAGAAGCTGCTGATCCAGTTGTCCCTCGGCCTGTTCGTGGTCGGCTCGCTCGTCGCCGGCTTCACCCCGAACGTCGAGGTGCTGCTGCTCAGCCGGGTCATCCAGGGCATCGGCGCGGGCGGCATGACCGCGCTCGCCACGATCGTCATGGCGGCGATGATCCCGCCGCGTGAGCTGGGCCGGTACGCCGGCATCTTCGGCGCAGTCTTCGGTGTCGGCACCATCGCCGGCCCGCTGATCGGCGGCGTCCTGGTCGACACGTCCTGGCTGGGCTGGCGCTGGTGCTTCCTGATCGGCGTGCCGTTCAGCCTGCTGTCCATCACGCTGCTGCAGAAGACGCTGCACCTGCCGGTGGTCCGCCGCAAGGTCCGCATCGACTGGCTCGGCGCCCTGCTGATCACCTCGGGCGTGTCCACGCTGCTGATCTGGTCGTCGCTGGCCGGGAACAAGTTCGACTGGGCGTCCGGGTGGACCGCGCTGCTGGTCGGTGGCGGACTGGCGCTGCTCGCGCTGGCCGTGTTCGTCGAGGCCCGGACCGAGGAGCCGATCATCCCGCTGGGCATCTTCCGCAACCGCACGGTCAGTCTCACCACTGTGGCCAGCGTCCTCGTGGGCGTGGCGATGTTCGGTGGCACCGTGTTCCTGTCGCAGTACTTCCAGACCTCGCTCGGCAAGTCGCCGACAGCGGCCGGCCTGATGAGCCTGCCGATGGTCCTCGGCCTGCTGGTCTCCTCGACAGTGGCGGGCCAACTGATCACCAAGTACGGCCGGTGGAAGATGTTCCTGGTCGCCGGCGCCGCGGTGATGACCGTCGGCATGCTGCTGCTGAGCACCATCGACGCGAACACGAGCGTGCCGGTGCTGTCGGTGCACATGGCGGTGCTGGGTGTCGGCGTCGGCATGCTGCTGCAGAACCTGGTGCTGGCCGCGCAGAACGACGTGCCGGCCGCCGAGCTGGGCGCGGCGACGTCGGTGCTGACGTTCTTCCGCAGCATGGGCGGCGCGGTCGGGGTCAGCGCGCTCGGCGCGGTCCTGGCGAACCGGGTGACGTCGCTGACC
This genomic window contains:
- a CDS encoding TetR/AcrR family transcriptional regulator, translating into MTPQPTRRNEQSRRAILAAALELLTETGYQALTVEAIAARAGVGKQTIYRWWRGKGAVILDALADDMPEVIALPDTGDLRADLREVLRATVAEFADPRLSATTRAITIETLADEDLAGQARDRLLRPQLNAVRARLEAAREAGQVRPDASLDLVVELLFGPLYHRWLLRNGPLTDDYAGGIVDLVVAAVTPSAGTGR
- a CDS encoding SDR family oxidoreductase — encoded protein: MRIAVAGATGRIGALTAAALERQGHDVVRISRSQGVDLLTGDGLDEALAGVESVVDTTNVAARERSETVAYLGALTRNLLAAEQRAGVRHHVLLSIVGIHRVDDNAHYAGKREQERLVAGGPVPWTIVPATQFHDFAAMVTGWTERDGAATVAPLLVQPIAPRDVADILAEVAVGEPQGRHVDIAGPATEDLVDMARRTHEARGRRVRLVPTWSGVFGTSMAGNVLLPGDDARIAPTSFDDWLAAGAR
- a CDS encoding MDR family MFS transporter, yielding MTTATVPPAETGTRMSRREVLQALSGLMVGMFVAILASTVVANALPRIIADLNGSQTVYTWIVTSELLAMTATVPLWGKMADLYSKKLLIQLSLGLFVVGSLVAGFTPNVEVLLLSRVIQGIGAGGMTALATIVMAAMIPPRELGRYAGIFGAVFGVGTIAGPLIGGVLVDTSWLGWRWCFLIGVPFSLLSITLLQKTLHLPVVRRKVRIDWLGALLITSGVSTLLIWSSLAGNKFDWASGWTALLVGGGLALLALAVFVEARTEEPIIPLGIFRNRTVSLTTVASVLVGVAMFGGTVFLSQYFQTSLGKSPTAAGLMSLPMVLGLLVSSTVAGQLITKYGRWKMFLVAGAAVMTVGMLLLSTIDANTSVPVLSVHMAVLGVGVGMLLQNLVLAAQNDVPAAELGAATSVLTFFRSMGGAVGVSALGAVLANRVTSLTTEKLGPLAGGGSAEVPDLSALPEPVLRIVQEVYGTATSEMFLIGAPFALLALIVVLFIKEKPLNTLSGDERRAREEAEAAAGTH
- a CDS encoding TetR family transcriptional regulator, whose product is MTTDQSRPGLRDRKKRQTRAALSAAALRLVAERGLDQVTVEEISEAADVSARTFFNYFPSKDEALLGDQPTDREVLAARIVAAPPEVSAFDALRLAFDDVVEAIEADRDVWLLRLRVIAANPSLLPRLISGNAETEQVIVAAVAARLGLDPCHGHPTLVTTVAGAVFRTALMQWVEQPDTTTLRELTAQAFAAVAAGLPDPHAST
- a CDS encoding DUF1062 domain-containing protein, producing the protein MLPWVVRRTRLPLLSLRCVTCRAESATAARGRFRVNANGKLLDVWLLVHCVSCGRTSKLTVRERATVSSFDPNDLHGHQLNDPDLVAATLLDPAFARRCRFTLDWTGAWRLDAPVVPLDGWPVQVNVTFDDPAPVRPDRLIAHRFGLTRSEVLRRVKCDIPLNRPTSTAFTFTVLAED
- a CDS encoding macrolide family glycosyltransferase, with the translated sequence MVSIPFHGHVNPSLDIIRTLVRRGHRVTYANDPAFAEVIRSTGAELKPYASTLPADGGAGTDDPIAQLTLFLDDAVAMLPQLRAAYADDRPDLFLYDIAGAPARLLGEQWGIPAVQLSSTFVAWDGYEQEMAPVVEAMRADPRGAEYYQRFTAWLTAEGSSVTDSMAFQGRPPRSLVLPPEALQPNADRVDRSVYSFVGPVLGDRADQGSWVRPKHAGKVLLVSLGSAFTQRPEFYRRCVAAFGDLPGWHTVLQIGKYVDPAELGPVPDSVEVHRWVPQLAVLEQADAFVTHAGMGGSSEGLYCGTPMIAVPQAADQFANAEQLAALGVARVVDSAGVTAAELRAALLALTSDPAVVARSAELQRQARAAGGADRAADLIEAELAVALGGAGPRS